Proteins encoded in a region of the Benincasa hispida cultivar B227 chromosome 2, ASM972705v1, whole genome shotgun sequence genome:
- the LOC120072131 gene encoding uncharacterized protein LOC120072131 translates to MASSSSTSSSSSSTFVSQEEFNLFHKIDRQLYTILAINIGRDPIEALQIMAFWLWLERVGFRHVVFRLLRLPVLLINELADEALAALACILSDHPPPLSNDYNNSIPLTQNFMKKEISLQFLYANRQAATEGVAKIRNEVCFRAMKDIMLRAMSHRQISAATPVTAPPPPPPPPLGGYLQPQVPVPPEERAMFVTFSKGYPVHEWEVREFFNKNYGDCIENFQMQEVEANEQALFARIVFKLASTIDLILRGQPRMKFTINGKHIWARKFIPKQRPSPPSPPRPPAAPSSSLPSLTTNNLRR, encoded by the exons ATGGCGTCTTCTTCCTCAAcaagttcttcttcttcttccacgtTTGTTTCTCAAGAAGAATTCAACTTATTTCACAAAATTGACAGACAACTTTACACAATACTCGCCATTAACATAGGCCGTGACCCCATTGAAGCCCTCCAAATAATGGCCTTTTGGCTTTGGCTCGAACGAGTCGGCTTTCGCCATGTTGTTTTCCGATTGCTCCGCTTGCCGGTCCTTCTCATCAACGAGCTTGCCGACGAAGCCCTTGCTGCCCTAGCATGCATCCTCTCGGATCACCCGCCGCCGCTCTCCAACGACTACAATAATAGCATTCCTCTCACTCAAAATTTCATGAAGAAAGAAATTTCTCTTCAGTTTCTCTATGCTAACCGCCAAGCTGCCACTGAAGGAGTGGCTAAAATCCGAAATGAGGTTTGTTTTAGAGCCATGAAAGATATTATGCTCCGAGCCATGAGTCACCGACAAATCTCTGCCGCCACCCCCGTCACCGCTCCGCCACCGCCCCCTCCACCTCCACTGGGAGGATATCTGCAACCGCAG gTGCCGGTGCCACCAGAAGAAAGAGCAATGTTTGTAACATTTTCAAAGGGTTATCCAGTTCATGAGTGGgaagttagagaatttttcaataaaaattatggAGATTgcattgaaaattttcaaatgcaAGAAGTAGAAGCTAATGAACAAGCATTATTTGCTCGTATAGTTTTCAAATTAGCTTCTACAATTGATCTCATTCTTAGAGGACAACCAAGAATGAAGTTTACTATCAATGGAAAACATATTTGGGCTCGCAAATTTATCCCAAAGCAGCGTCCGTCGCCGCCTTCACCCCCACGGCCACCGGCAGCTCCGTCGTCGTCTCTGCCGTCTTTGACCACTAACAATTTAAGAAGATAA